In one Poecilia reticulata strain Guanapo linkage group LG8, Guppy_female_1.0+MT, whole genome shotgun sequence genomic region, the following are encoded:
- the sun1b gene encoding SUN domain-containing protein 1 isoform X3, which yields MQEESNQRRMTMDFSQLHTYTPPQCAPENTGYTYSLSSSYSTAALEFEKEHQISPVYESPKMLRRSLRLQNSGSHYNTESVTDHSLNHGSSYIDTRKETRTPRNRKQKSTSSSVSLSLSQISTPRQILSFSAASTPIDRTSHENVTTYDVSRLXSAQEQYHLRQRRGTAIRSATTVDGQWEQHSSQSSSNINGEASFSTSNASSPNGYICKDCSFHSQQSDSRVTRSSLKSLSSSSSLSCQAAELSTDGLTSVASPYTNIYTRDRSRRNKSGVLKSISNSCVRYSKKALSPIVSLVSVVYSSLVWLGTRTTSSAEKGHSSFCGSMNVKDLVTGETSHLSLNGSLCDDCKGKQYSESRTVAVTPVPKSQRLVGALWSILAYTGSCLLLPGRHVLAGGKALGSGIITGTQSLLSCVWAILAAPVNAGKGLMWFLARGWYQLVSLMSLANVFFLTQCLPKLWKLLLPLLLFLLLLLLWWWWPPFTGALLTYFPAMNLTEWSSTSRFGFFSNLAAVPAAVPATETPMEQAHNTPVSQATPIFPSDAIHSGVDLHRLEVVERQLAALWEKVQMGNQKQDQRHSNVLSLYSSLKEQVHSQNERESLEAWVSSMMEQRLGVMRGVLQRENLNLAQSSEQQKLQQESQAAHLANLELLLRTLTTKTEEMQQKQQQFEDEAKQREKAASKAAADTAPVSVDVKQEDHNSLLLEMQRLEAELSKIRGDLQGFAGCKGKCEQLNTLQQTISGQVSSQLRKELKNLFFGSDESADQQQGEIPESLIQWLSQRYVSTPDLQAALASIEMSILKNISLQLEHSRAQVLGEAESRARSVFETVRGTVRHTSTTEGLSEEDVNLIVQNALKLYSQDRTGQVDYALESGGGSILSTRCSETYETKTALMSLFGLPLWYFSQSPRVVIQPDVYPGNCWAFKGSQGYLVIRLSLRIRPTSFGVEHIPKTLSPTGNIASAPRNFTVFGLDDEYQEEGTLLGHYTYEEDGGSLQIFPVKEKNDKVFQIVEVRVLSNWGHPEYTCLYRFRVHGEPLPE from the exons TTCAAGCTACTCAACTGCAGCATTAGAGTTTGAGAAAGAGCACCAGATTTCTCCTGTGTACGAGTCGCCCAAGATGTTACGGCGGAGCCTCCGTCTGCAGAACAGCGGCAGTCATTACAACACCGAGAGTGTAACTGATCACTCCCTGAACCATGGCAGCAGTTACATCGACACCAGGAAAGAGACGCG GACGCCGCgaaacagaaagcagaagtCCACATCCAGCTCTGTGTCTTTATCCCTGAGCCAAATATCAACACCGAGACAAATCCTGTCCTTCTCTGCTGCCAGTACCCCGATTGACAGAACAAGTCACGAAAACGTCACAACGTATGACGTCTCGCGGCTCKCGTCAGCTCAAGAGCAGTATCACCTRAGGCAGCGCAGAGGAACCGCCATCAGATCTGCAACTACTGTGGATGGACAGTGGG AGCAACACTCCAGCCAGAGCTCATCAAACATCAACGGAGAAGCCAGCTTTTCGACGTCCAACGCTTCGTCCCCTAATGGTTACATTTGCAAAGATTGCTCGTTTCACTCTCAGCAAAGTGACTCCCGTGTGACGCGRTCATCATTGAAATCGCTATCATCCTCATCATCGTTATCCTGCCAAGCAGCAGAACTTTCCACCGATGGCCTCACCTCCGTAGCTTCACCTTACACAAATATTTATACCAGAGACAGGAGTCGAAGGAACAAGTCGG GTGTCCTGAAGTCAATATCTAACTCATGTGTGCGCTACAGCAAAAAAGCCCTGTCCCCCATTGTGTCCTTAGTCTCCGTTGTCTACAGCAGTTTGGTCTGGCTGGGTACAAGAACCACGAGCTCAGCAGAAAAAG GCCACTCAAGTTTCTGTGGAAGCATGAATGTGAARGACCTGGTCACTGGAGAAACATCACATCTTAGCCTCAATGGCTCCCTGT GTGACGACTGTAAAGGAAAGCAGTACTCTGAGTCTCGCACTGTCGCCGTTACACCAGTCCCCAAGTCACAGCGCTTGGTGGGGGCGCTGTGGAGCATCCTAGCTTACACAG GTtcctgtctgctgctgcctggTCGCCATGTGCTTGCTGGAGGTAAAGCTTTAGGTTCAGGAATCATCACAGGGACACAAAGCCTTCTCTCATGCGTCTGGGCCATCCTAGCAGCCCCAG TAAACGCAGGAAAGGGACTGATGTGGTTTCTTGCAAGAGGATGGTACCAACTGGTGTCTCTCATGTCTCTCGCCAACGTCTTCTTTCTAACTCA aTGCCTTCCCAAACTCTGGAAGCTCCTGTTgcctcttttgcttttcttactACTTCTGC TTTTATGGTGGTGGTGGCCCCCGTTCACCGGTGCCCTGCTTACCTACTTTCCAGCCATGAACCTCACAGAGTGGAGCTCTACATCTAGGTTTGGCTTCTTCTCTAACTTGGCTGCTGTTCCCGCTGCTGTCCCTGCAACAGAGACTCCCATGGAGCAGGCTCATAACACTCCCGTCTCCCAAGCAACA CCGATCTTCCCCTCAGACGCCATCCACAGTGGCGTGGATCTGCACCGCCTCGAAGTTGTTGAGCGACAGCTGGCGGCGTTGTGGGAGAAAGTCCAGATGGGAAACCAGAAGCAGGATCAGCGTCACAGCAATGTTCTCAGTCTCTACAGCTCACTGAAAGAGCAGGTCCACAGTCAGAACGAAAGGGAGAGCTTAGAAGCCTGGGTGTCCTCTATGATGGAGCAGCGACTGGGTGTGATGCGAGGAGTACTGCAGCGCGAGAACTTAAACTTAGCACAG agttcagagcagcagaaactgCAACAGGAAAGTCAGGCAGCACATCTGGCTAATTTAGAGCTTCTGCTCAGAACTTTGACAACCAAGACTGAG GAGATGCAGCAGAAGCAACAGCAGTTTGAGGATGAGGCGAAGCAACGGGAGAAAGCGGCTTCTAAGGCGGCTGCAGACACAGCTCCTGTCAG TGTGGATGTGAAGCAGGAGGACCATAACTCTCTATTGCTGGAGATGCAGAGACTTGAGGCAGAGCTGAGTAAAATCAGAGGAGACCTGCAGGGTTTCGCAGGATGTAAGGGCAAATGCGAGCAGCTGAACACTCTGCAGCAGACT ATATCTGGTCAAGTGTCCTCGCAGTTGCGGAAGGAGCTGAAAAATCTGTTCTTCGGCAGCGATGAATCAGCGGACCAGCAGCAGGGTGAGATCCCCGAGTCGCTGATCCAATGGCTGTCGCAGCGTTACGTGAGCACGCCCGACCTGCAGGCGGCGCTGGCCTCCATCGAGATGAGcatcctgaaaaacatttcGCTTCAACTGGAGCACAGTCGAGCCCAGGTTCTGGGCGAGGCAGAGTCCAGAGCCAGAAGCGTCTTTGAGACAGTAAGAGGGACGGTCCGGCACACTTCTACAACTGAGGGCCTGTCTGAAGAG GACGTGAATCTGATTGTTCAGAATGCCCTGAAGCTCTACTCTCAGGACCGGACGGGTCAGGTGGACTACGCCCTGGAGTCTGGAG GTGGTAGCATCCTTAGCACCCGCTGCTCCGAGACTTATGAGACAAAGACAGCCCTCATGAGTCTGTTCGGCCTTCCACTCTGGTACTTCTCCCAGTCTCCACGTGTTGTAATCCAG CCGGATGTGTATCCTGGCAACTGCTGGGCATTTAAAGGCTCTCAAGGTTATCTGGTGATCAGGCTCTCCCTGAGGATTCGTCCAACATCCTTCGGTGTGGAGCACATCCCTAAGACGCTTTCTCCAACAGGAAACATCGCCAGTGCTCCTCGCAACTTCACTGTCTTT gGTCTCGATGATGAGTACCAAGAAGAGGGAACGCTGCTGGGGCACTACACATACGAGGAAGATGGTGGTTCTTTGCAGATCTTCCCCGTTAAG gAGAAAAACGACAAGGTGTTCCAGATCGTAGAGGTTCGGGTTCTATCTAACTGGGGTCACCCAGAATACACCTGCTTATATCGCTTCAGGGTCCACGGAGAACCACTTCCCGAATGA
- the sun1b gene encoding SUN domain-containing protein 1 isoform X2: protein MTMDFSQLHTYTPPQCAPENTGYTYSLSSSYSTAALEFEKEHQISPVYESPKMLRRSLRLQNSGSHYNTESVTDHSLNHGSSYIDTRKETRTPRNRKQKSTSSSVSLSLSQISTPRQILSFSAASTPIDRTSHENVTTYDVSRLXSAQEQYHLRQRRGTAIRSATTVDGQWEQHSSQSSSNINGEASFSTSNASSPNGYICKDCSFHSQQSDSRVTRSSLKSLSSSSSLSCQAAELSTDGLTSVASPYTNIYTRDRSRRNKSGVLKSISNSCVRYSKKALSPIVSLVSVVYSSLVWLGTRTTSSAEKGVSMDVSTGVRTSYSDLYSGSLTQVWPSSLSKLWLFKQTTRQRMMGSKGHGFEEQGHSSFCGSMNVKDLVTGETSHLSLNGSLCDDCKGKQYSESRTVAVTPVPKSQRLVGALWSILAYTGSCLLLPGRHVLAGGKALGSGIITGTQSLLSCVWAILAAPVNAGKGLMWFLARGWYQLVSLMSLANVFFLTQCLPKLWKLLLPLLLFLLLLLLWWWWPPFTGALLTYFPAMNLTEWSSTSRFGFFSNLAAVPAAVPATETPMEQAHNTPVSQATPIFPSDAIHSGVDLHRLEVVERQLAALWEKVQMGNQKQDQRHSNVLSLYSSLKEQVHSQNERESLEAWVSSMMEQRLGVMRGVLQRENLNLAQSSEQQKLQQESQAAHLANLELLLRTLTTKTEEMQQKQQQFEDEAKQREKAASKAAADTAPVSVDVKQEDHNSLLLEMQRLEAELSKIRGDLQGFAGCKGKCEQLNTLQQTISGQVSSQLRKELKNLFFGSDESADQQQGEIPESLIQWLSQRYVSTPDLQAALASIEMSILKNISLQLEHSRAQVLGEAESRARSVFETVRGTVRHTSTTEGLSEEDVNLIVQNALKLYSQDRTGQVDYALESGGGSILSTRCSETYETKTALMSLFGLPLWYFSQSPRVVIQPDVYPGNCWAFKGSQGYLVIRLSLRIRPTSFGVEHIPKTLSPTGNIASAPRNFTVFGLDDEYQEEGTLLGHYTYEEDGGSLQIFPVKEKNDKVFQIVEVRVLSNWGHPEYTCLYRFRVHGEPLPE from the exons TTCAAGCTACTCAACTGCAGCATTAGAGTTTGAGAAAGAGCACCAGATTTCTCCTGTGTACGAGTCGCCCAAGATGTTACGGCGGAGCCTCCGTCTGCAGAACAGCGGCAGTCATTACAACACCGAGAGTGTAACTGATCACTCCCTGAACCATGGCAGCAGTTACATCGACACCAGGAAAGAGACGCG GACGCCGCgaaacagaaagcagaagtCCACATCCAGCTCTGTGTCTTTATCCCTGAGCCAAATATCAACACCGAGACAAATCCTGTCCTTCTCTGCTGCCAGTACCCCGATTGACAGAACAAGTCACGAAAACGTCACAACGTATGACGTCTCGCGGCTCKCGTCAGCTCAAGAGCAGTATCACCTRAGGCAGCGCAGAGGAACCGCCATCAGATCTGCAACTACTGTGGATGGACAGTGGG AGCAACACTCCAGCCAGAGCTCATCAAACATCAACGGAGAAGCCAGCTTTTCGACGTCCAACGCTTCGTCCCCTAATGGTTACATTTGCAAAGATTGCTCGTTTCACTCTCAGCAAAGTGACTCCCGTGTGACGCGRTCATCATTGAAATCGCTATCATCCTCATCATCGTTATCCTGCCAAGCAGCAGAACTTTCCACCGATGGCCTCACCTCCGTAGCTTCACCTTACACAAATATTTATACCAGAGACAGGAGTCGAAGGAACAAGTCGG GTGTCCTGAAGTCAATATCTAACTCATGTGTGCGCTACAGCAAAAAAGCCCTGTCCCCCATTGTGTCCTTAGTCTCCGTTGTCTACAGCAGTTTGGTCTGGCTGGGTACAAGAACCACGAGCTCAGCAGAAAAAG GGGTGTCAATGGATGTGTCAACAGGAGTCCGAACCTCGTACTCAGACTTGTACTCAGGCTCCTTGACACAAGTGTGGCCCTCGAGTTTGTCCAAACTTTGGCTGTTTAAGCAGACCACTCGCCAAAGGATGATGGGCTCCAAAGGTCATGGCTTTGAAGAACAAG GCCACTCAAGTTTCTGTGGAAGCATGAATGTGAARGACCTGGTCACTGGAGAAACATCACATCTTAGCCTCAATGGCTCCCTGT GTGACGACTGTAAAGGAAAGCAGTACTCTGAGTCTCGCACTGTCGCCGTTACACCAGTCCCCAAGTCACAGCGCTTGGTGGGGGCGCTGTGGAGCATCCTAGCTTACACAG GTtcctgtctgctgctgcctggTCGCCATGTGCTTGCTGGAGGTAAAGCTTTAGGTTCAGGAATCATCACAGGGACACAAAGCCTTCTCTCATGCGTCTGGGCCATCCTAGCAGCCCCAG TAAACGCAGGAAAGGGACTGATGTGGTTTCTTGCAAGAGGATGGTACCAACTGGTGTCTCTCATGTCTCTCGCCAACGTCTTCTTTCTAACTCA aTGCCTTCCCAAACTCTGGAAGCTCCTGTTgcctcttttgcttttcttactACTTCTGC TTTTATGGTGGTGGTGGCCCCCGTTCACCGGTGCCCTGCTTACCTACTTTCCAGCCATGAACCTCACAGAGTGGAGCTCTACATCTAGGTTTGGCTTCTTCTCTAACTTGGCTGCTGTTCCCGCTGCTGTCCCTGCAACAGAGACTCCCATGGAGCAGGCTCATAACACTCCCGTCTCCCAAGCAACA CCGATCTTCCCCTCAGACGCCATCCACAGTGGCGTGGATCTGCACCGCCTCGAAGTTGTTGAGCGACAGCTGGCGGCGTTGTGGGAGAAAGTCCAGATGGGAAACCAGAAGCAGGATCAGCGTCACAGCAATGTTCTCAGTCTCTACAGCTCACTGAAAGAGCAGGTCCACAGTCAGAACGAAAGGGAGAGCTTAGAAGCCTGGGTGTCCTCTATGATGGAGCAGCGACTGGGTGTGATGCGAGGAGTACTGCAGCGCGAGAACTTAAACTTAGCACAG agttcagagcagcagaaactgCAACAGGAAAGTCAGGCAGCACATCTGGCTAATTTAGAGCTTCTGCTCAGAACTTTGACAACCAAGACTGAG GAGATGCAGCAGAAGCAACAGCAGTTTGAGGATGAGGCGAAGCAACGGGAGAAAGCGGCTTCTAAGGCGGCTGCAGACACAGCTCCTGTCAG TGTGGATGTGAAGCAGGAGGACCATAACTCTCTATTGCTGGAGATGCAGAGACTTGAGGCAGAGCTGAGTAAAATCAGAGGAGACCTGCAGGGTTTCGCAGGATGTAAGGGCAAATGCGAGCAGCTGAACACTCTGCAGCAGACT ATATCTGGTCAAGTGTCCTCGCAGTTGCGGAAGGAGCTGAAAAATCTGTTCTTCGGCAGCGATGAATCAGCGGACCAGCAGCAGGGTGAGATCCCCGAGTCGCTGATCCAATGGCTGTCGCAGCGTTACGTGAGCACGCCCGACCTGCAGGCGGCGCTGGCCTCCATCGAGATGAGcatcctgaaaaacatttcGCTTCAACTGGAGCACAGTCGAGCCCAGGTTCTGGGCGAGGCAGAGTCCAGAGCCAGAAGCGTCTTTGAGACAGTAAGAGGGACGGTCCGGCACACTTCTACAACTGAGGGCCTGTCTGAAGAG GACGTGAATCTGATTGTTCAGAATGCCCTGAAGCTCTACTCTCAGGACCGGACGGGTCAGGTGGACTACGCCCTGGAGTCTGGAG GTGGTAGCATCCTTAGCACCCGCTGCTCCGAGACTTATGAGACAAAGACAGCCCTCATGAGTCTGTTCGGCCTTCCACTCTGGTACTTCTCCCAGTCTCCACGTGTTGTAATCCAG CCGGATGTGTATCCTGGCAACTGCTGGGCATTTAAAGGCTCTCAAGGTTATCTGGTGATCAGGCTCTCCCTGAGGATTCGTCCAACATCCTTCGGTGTGGAGCACATCCCTAAGACGCTTTCTCCAACAGGAAACATCGCCAGTGCTCCTCGCAACTTCACTGTCTTT gGTCTCGATGATGAGTACCAAGAAGAGGGAACGCTGCTGGGGCACTACACATACGAGGAAGATGGTGGTTCTTTGCAGATCTTCCCCGTTAAG gAGAAAAACGACAAGGTGTTCCAGATCGTAGAGGTTCGGGTTCTATCTAACTGGGGTCACCCAGAATACACCTGCTTATATCGCTTCAGGGTCCACGGAGAACCACTTCCCGAATGA
- the sun1b gene encoding SUN domain-containing protein 1 isoform X1: MQEESNQRRMTMDFSQLHTYTPPQCAPENTGYTYSLSSSYSTAALEFEKEHQISPVYESPKMLRRSLRLQNSGSHYNTESVTDHSLNHGSSYIDTRKETRTPRNRKQKSTSSSVSLSLSQISTPRQILSFSAASTPIDRTSHENVTTYDVSRLXSAQEQYHLRQRRGTAIRSATTVDGQWEQHSSQSSSNINGEASFSTSNASSPNGYICKDCSFHSQQSDSRVTRSSLKSLSSSSSLSCQAAELSTDGLTSVASPYTNIYTRDRSRRNKSGVLKSISNSCVRYSKKALSPIVSLVSVVYSSLVWLGTRTTSSAEKGVSMDVSTGVRTSYSDLYSGSLTQVWPSSLSKLWLFKQTTRQRMMGSKGHGFEEQGHSSFCGSMNVKDLVTGETSHLSLNGSLCDDCKGKQYSESRTVAVTPVPKSQRLVGALWSILAYTGSCLLLPGRHVLAGGKALGSGIITGTQSLLSCVWAILAAPVNAGKGLMWFLARGWYQLVSLMSLANVFFLTQCLPKLWKLLLPLLLFLLLLLLWWWWPPFTGALLTYFPAMNLTEWSSTSRFGFFSNLAAVPAAVPATETPMEQAHNTPVSQATPIFPSDAIHSGVDLHRLEVVERQLAALWEKVQMGNQKQDQRHSNVLSLYSSLKEQVHSQNERESLEAWVSSMMEQRLGVMRGVLQRENLNLAQSSEQQKLQQESQAAHLANLELLLRTLTTKTEEMQQKQQQFEDEAKQREKAASKAAADTAPVSVDVKQEDHNSLLLEMQRLEAELSKIRGDLQGFAGCKGKCEQLNTLQQTISGQVSSQLRKELKNLFFGSDESADQQQGEIPESLIQWLSQRYVSTPDLQAALASIEMSILKNISLQLEHSRAQVLGEAESRARSVFETVRGTVRHTSTTEGLSEEDVNLIVQNALKLYSQDRTGQVDYALESGGGSILSTRCSETYETKTALMSLFGLPLWYFSQSPRVVIQPDVYPGNCWAFKGSQGYLVIRLSLRIRPTSFGVEHIPKTLSPTGNIASAPRNFTVFGLDDEYQEEGTLLGHYTYEEDGGSLQIFPVKEKNDKVFQIVEVRVLSNWGHPEYTCLYRFRVHGEPLPE, encoded by the exons TTCAAGCTACTCAACTGCAGCATTAGAGTTTGAGAAAGAGCACCAGATTTCTCCTGTGTACGAGTCGCCCAAGATGTTACGGCGGAGCCTCCGTCTGCAGAACAGCGGCAGTCATTACAACACCGAGAGTGTAACTGATCACTCCCTGAACCATGGCAGCAGTTACATCGACACCAGGAAAGAGACGCG GACGCCGCgaaacagaaagcagaagtCCACATCCAGCTCTGTGTCTTTATCCCTGAGCCAAATATCAACACCGAGACAAATCCTGTCCTTCTCTGCTGCCAGTACCCCGATTGACAGAACAAGTCACGAAAACGTCACAACGTATGACGTCTCGCGGCTCKCGTCAGCTCAAGAGCAGTATCACCTRAGGCAGCGCAGAGGAACCGCCATCAGATCTGCAACTACTGTGGATGGACAGTGGG AGCAACACTCCAGCCAGAGCTCATCAAACATCAACGGAGAAGCCAGCTTTTCGACGTCCAACGCTTCGTCCCCTAATGGTTACATTTGCAAAGATTGCTCGTTTCACTCTCAGCAAAGTGACTCCCGTGTGACGCGRTCATCATTGAAATCGCTATCATCCTCATCATCGTTATCCTGCCAAGCAGCAGAACTTTCCACCGATGGCCTCACCTCCGTAGCTTCACCTTACACAAATATTTATACCAGAGACAGGAGTCGAAGGAACAAGTCGG GTGTCCTGAAGTCAATATCTAACTCATGTGTGCGCTACAGCAAAAAAGCCCTGTCCCCCATTGTGTCCTTAGTCTCCGTTGTCTACAGCAGTTTGGTCTGGCTGGGTACAAGAACCACGAGCTCAGCAGAAAAAG GGGTGTCAATGGATGTGTCAACAGGAGTCCGAACCTCGTACTCAGACTTGTACTCAGGCTCCTTGACACAAGTGTGGCCCTCGAGTTTGTCCAAACTTTGGCTGTTTAAGCAGACCACTCGCCAAAGGATGATGGGCTCCAAAGGTCATGGCTTTGAAGAACAAG GCCACTCAAGTTTCTGTGGAAGCATGAATGTGAARGACCTGGTCACTGGAGAAACATCACATCTTAGCCTCAATGGCTCCCTGT GTGACGACTGTAAAGGAAAGCAGTACTCTGAGTCTCGCACTGTCGCCGTTACACCAGTCCCCAAGTCACAGCGCTTGGTGGGGGCGCTGTGGAGCATCCTAGCTTACACAG GTtcctgtctgctgctgcctggTCGCCATGTGCTTGCTGGAGGTAAAGCTTTAGGTTCAGGAATCATCACAGGGACACAAAGCCTTCTCTCATGCGTCTGGGCCATCCTAGCAGCCCCAG TAAACGCAGGAAAGGGACTGATGTGGTTTCTTGCAAGAGGATGGTACCAACTGGTGTCTCTCATGTCTCTCGCCAACGTCTTCTTTCTAACTCA aTGCCTTCCCAAACTCTGGAAGCTCCTGTTgcctcttttgcttttcttactACTTCTGC TTTTATGGTGGTGGTGGCCCCCGTTCACCGGTGCCCTGCTTACCTACTTTCCAGCCATGAACCTCACAGAGTGGAGCTCTACATCTAGGTTTGGCTTCTTCTCTAACTTGGCTGCTGTTCCCGCTGCTGTCCCTGCAACAGAGACTCCCATGGAGCAGGCTCATAACACTCCCGTCTCCCAAGCAACA CCGATCTTCCCCTCAGACGCCATCCACAGTGGCGTGGATCTGCACCGCCTCGAAGTTGTTGAGCGACAGCTGGCGGCGTTGTGGGAGAAAGTCCAGATGGGAAACCAGAAGCAGGATCAGCGTCACAGCAATGTTCTCAGTCTCTACAGCTCACTGAAAGAGCAGGTCCACAGTCAGAACGAAAGGGAGAGCTTAGAAGCCTGGGTGTCCTCTATGATGGAGCAGCGACTGGGTGTGATGCGAGGAGTACTGCAGCGCGAGAACTTAAACTTAGCACAG agttcagagcagcagaaactgCAACAGGAAAGTCAGGCAGCACATCTGGCTAATTTAGAGCTTCTGCTCAGAACTTTGACAACCAAGACTGAG GAGATGCAGCAGAAGCAACAGCAGTTTGAGGATGAGGCGAAGCAACGGGAGAAAGCGGCTTCTAAGGCGGCTGCAGACACAGCTCCTGTCAG TGTGGATGTGAAGCAGGAGGACCATAACTCTCTATTGCTGGAGATGCAGAGACTTGAGGCAGAGCTGAGTAAAATCAGAGGAGACCTGCAGGGTTTCGCAGGATGTAAGGGCAAATGCGAGCAGCTGAACACTCTGCAGCAGACT ATATCTGGTCAAGTGTCCTCGCAGTTGCGGAAGGAGCTGAAAAATCTGTTCTTCGGCAGCGATGAATCAGCGGACCAGCAGCAGGGTGAGATCCCCGAGTCGCTGATCCAATGGCTGTCGCAGCGTTACGTGAGCACGCCCGACCTGCAGGCGGCGCTGGCCTCCATCGAGATGAGcatcctgaaaaacatttcGCTTCAACTGGAGCACAGTCGAGCCCAGGTTCTGGGCGAGGCAGAGTCCAGAGCCAGAAGCGTCTTTGAGACAGTAAGAGGGACGGTCCGGCACACTTCTACAACTGAGGGCCTGTCTGAAGAG GACGTGAATCTGATTGTTCAGAATGCCCTGAAGCTCTACTCTCAGGACCGGACGGGTCAGGTGGACTACGCCCTGGAGTCTGGAG GTGGTAGCATCCTTAGCACCCGCTGCTCCGAGACTTATGAGACAAAGACAGCCCTCATGAGTCTGTTCGGCCTTCCACTCTGGTACTTCTCCCAGTCTCCACGTGTTGTAATCCAG CCGGATGTGTATCCTGGCAACTGCTGGGCATTTAAAGGCTCTCAAGGTTATCTGGTGATCAGGCTCTCCCTGAGGATTCGTCCAACATCCTTCGGTGTGGAGCACATCCCTAAGACGCTTTCTCCAACAGGAAACATCGCCAGTGCTCCTCGCAACTTCACTGTCTTT gGTCTCGATGATGAGTACCAAGAAGAGGGAACGCTGCTGGGGCACTACACATACGAGGAAGATGGTGGTTCTTTGCAGATCTTCCCCGTTAAG gAGAAAAACGACAAGGTGTTCCAGATCGTAGAGGTTCGGGTTCTATCTAACTGGGGTCACCCAGAATACACCTGCTTATATCGCTTCAGGGTCCACGGAGAACCACTTCCCGAATGA